From Orcinus orca chromosome 3, mOrcOrc1.1, whole genome shotgun sequence, a single genomic window includes:
- the SYCE2 gene encoding synaptonemal complex central element protein 2 isoform X2, producing MASGRSRVERDSDIHAPHPFFFFFFSYLFSLLEGLEPTRTPVSPGPQHPIRSTCPHPGPFRSSHLSPPVLQAQDPRGPRGARPSTPPSLLRVPNMPHRQTEVDMPQTECKDQEPQLLGESQELQQGEESREEEAGRGPASQVSSPSSATSSANRQLMMLEGKSGPYFSSLDSSIDILKKRAQELIENINESRQKDHALMTNFRDSLRIKVSDLTEKLEERMYQIYNHHNKIIQEKLQEFTQKMAKISHLETELKEVCHSVETMYKDLCGQPEATTLEEEQTHKDSEC from the exons ATGGCGAGTGGCAGGAGTAGGGTAGAGAGAGACTCAGACATCCACGCGCCTCACccgtttttcttcttctttttctcctaccTCTTTTCCCTCCTTGAAGGCCTTGAGCCGACTCGCACACCAGTTAGCCCAGGCCCCCAGCACCCCATCCGGAGCACCTGTCCTCACCCCGGCCCCTTCAGGTCTTCCCACCTCAGTCCTCCTGTGCTCCAGGCACAGGATCCCCGCGGTCCTCGTGGTGCCCGTCCCAGCACCCCCCCGTCTCTTCTGCGGGTCCCCAACATGCCGCATCGGCAGACAGAG GTGGACATGCCCCAGACAGAGTGCAAGGACCAGGAGCCACAGCTGTTGGGAGAGAGCCAGGAGCTGCAGCAAGGCGAGGAGAGCCGCGAAGAGGAGGCTGGTCGAGGGCCAGCTAG TCAGGTTTCTAGCCCCTCTAGTGCCACCTCCAGTGCCAACCGCCAGCTGATGATGCTGGAAGGGAAGTCAGGACCCTACTTCTCCTCTCTGGACTCGAGCATCGACATCCTGAAGAAGAGGGCCCAGGAGTTGATCGAAAATATCAACGAGAGCAGGCAGAAGGACCATGCCCTCATGACCAACTTCAGAGACAGCCTCAGGATCAAG GTTTCAGACCTGACAGAGAAGCTAGAGGAGAGGATGTATCAGATTTATAATCACCACAACAAGATCATTCAGGAAAAGCTCCAAGAGTTCACCCAAAAAATGGCAAAGATCAGTCACCTGGAAACAGAGCTCAAAGAAGTGTGCCACAGCGTGGAGACCATGTACAAAGACCTGTGCGGCCAGCCTGAG GCTACTACTTTGGAAGAAGAACAGACCCACAAAGACAGCGAATGCTGA
- the SYCE2 gene encoding synaptonemal complex central element protein 2 isoform X1 — translation MASGRSRVERDSDIHAPHPFFFFFFSYLFSLLEGLEPTRTPVSPGPQHPIRSTCPHPGPFRSSHLSPPVLQAQDPRGPRGARPSTPPSLLRVPNMPHRQTEVDMPQTECKDQEPQLLGESQELQQGEESREEEAGRGPARSQVSSPSSATSSANRQLMMLEGKSGPYFSSLDSSIDILKKRAQELIENINESRQKDHALMTNFRDSLRIKVSDLTEKLEERMYQIYNHHNKIIQEKLQEFTQKMAKISHLETELKEVCHSVETMYKDLCGQPEATTLEEEQTHKDSEC, via the exons ATGGCGAGTGGCAGGAGTAGGGTAGAGAGAGACTCAGACATCCACGCGCCTCACccgtttttcttcttctttttctcctaccTCTTTTCCCTCCTTGAAGGCCTTGAGCCGACTCGCACACCAGTTAGCCCAGGCCCCCAGCACCCCATCCGGAGCACCTGTCCTCACCCCGGCCCCTTCAGGTCTTCCCACCTCAGTCCTCCTGTGCTCCAGGCACAGGATCCCCGCGGTCCTCGTGGTGCCCGTCCCAGCACCCCCCCGTCTCTTCTGCGGGTCCCCAACATGCCGCATCGGCAGACAGAG GTGGACATGCCCCAGACAGAGTGCAAGGACCAGGAGCCACAGCTGTTGGGAGAGAGCCAGGAGCTGCAGCAAGGCGAGGAGAGCCGCGAAGAGGAGGCTGGTCGAGGGCCAGCTAG AAGTCAGGTTTCTAGCCCCTCTAGTGCCACCTCCAGTGCCAACCGCCAGCTGATGATGCTGGAAGGGAAGTCAGGACCCTACTTCTCCTCTCTGGACTCGAGCATCGACATCCTGAAGAAGAGGGCCCAGGAGTTGATCGAAAATATCAACGAGAGCAGGCAGAAGGACCATGCCCTCATGACCAACTTCAGAGACAGCCTCAGGATCAAG GTTTCAGACCTGACAGAGAAGCTAGAGGAGAGGATGTATCAGATTTATAATCACCACAACAAGATCATTCAGGAAAAGCTCCAAGAGTTCACCCAAAAAATGGCAAAGATCAGTCACCTGGAAACAGAGCTCAAAGAAGTGTGCCACAGCGTGGAGACCATGTACAAAGACCTGTGCGGCCAGCCTGAG GCTACTACTTTGGAAGAAGAACAGACCCACAAAGACAGCGAATGCTGA
- the FARSA gene encoding phenylalanine--tRNA ligase alpha subunit isoform X1, producing MADGPVAEVLLQRLEAADGGLDSAELAAELGVEHQTVVGAVKSLQALGEVIEAELRSTKRWELTAEGEEIAREGSHEARVFRSVPPEGLPQSELMRLPSGKVGFSKAMSNKWIRVDKSAADGPRVFRVVDSVEDEVQRRLQLVQGGQAEKLGEKERSELRKRKLLTEVNLKTYWVSKGSAFSTSISKQETELSPEMISSGSWRDRPFKPYNFSAHGVLPDSGHLHPLLKVRTQFRQIFLEMGFTEMPTDNYIESSFWNFDALFQPQQHPARDQHDTFFLRDPAQAQQLPMDYVHRVKRTHSQGGYGSQGYKYNWKLDEARKNVLRTHTTSASARALYRLAQKKPFTAAKYFSIDRVFRNETLDATHLAEFHQIEGVVADHGLTLGHLMGVLREFFTKLGITQLRFKPTYNPYTEPSMEVFSYHQGLKKWVEVGNSGIFRPEMLLPMGLPENVSVIAWGLSLERPTMIKYGINNIRELVGHKVNLQMVYDSPLCRLDAERGPPSTQEAA from the exons ATGGCAGACGGTCCGGTGGCGGAGGTGCTGCTGCAGCGGCTGGAGGCGGCCGATGGCGGCTTGGACAGCGCTGAACTGGCGGCCGAGCTGGGCGTAGAGCATCAGACCGTGGTGGGCGCCGTGAAGAGCCTGCAGGCGCTGGGTGAG GTAATCGAGGCTGAGCTGCGTTCCACCAAGCGCTGGGAGCTTACCGCTGAGGGCGAGGAGATTGCCCGGGAAGGCAGCCATGAGGCCCGGGTGTTTCGCAGCGTCCCCCCAGAGGGCCTGCCCCAGAGTGAGCTCATG CGACTGCCCAGTGGCAAGGTGGGCTTCAGCAAGGCCATGTCCAACAAGTGGATCCGAGTGGACAAGAGTGCTGCCGACGGGCCCCGGGTGTTCAGAGTG GTGGATAGCGTGGAGGATGAGGTGCAGCGGCGGCTCCAGCTGGTCCAGGGTGGACAGGCCGAGAagctgggagagaaggagaggagcgAGCTCAGGAAGAGGAAGCTGCTGACTGAAGT GAACCTGAAGACCTACTGGGTGAGCAAAGGCAGTGCCTTTAGCACCAGCATCTCCAAGCAGGAAACAGAGCTGAGCCCAGAGATGATCTCCAG TGGCTCCTGGCGGGATCGGCCCTTCAAGCCCTACAATTTCTCGGCCCATGGCGTCCTCCCTGACAGCGGCCACCTGCACCCCCTGCTCAAGGTCCGCACCCAGTTCCGGCAGATCTTCCTGGAGATGGG GTTCACCGAGATGCCGACCGACAATTACATTGAGAGCTCCTTCTGGAACTTTGACGCACTCTTCCAGCCCCAGCAGCACCCAGCACGGGACCAGCATGACACCTTCTTCCTGCGAG ATCCAgcccaggcccagcagctcccaATGGACTATGTCCATCGCGTCAAGCGGACCCACTCTCAAGGCGGCTACGGTTCACAGGG GTACAAATACAACTGGAAACTGGACGAGGCTCGGAAAAACGTACTGCGCACCCACACCACGTCGGCCAGCGCCCGCGCCCTCTACCGCCTGGCCCAGAAG AAGCCCTTCACAGCGGCCAAATACTTCTCCATTGATCGTGTGTTCCGGAATGAGACCCTAGATGCCACGCACCTGGCCGAGTTCCACCAGATCGAGGGCGTCGTGGCTGACCACGGCCTCACGCTAGGCCACCTCATGGGCGTCCTGCGGGAGTTCTTCACCAAGCTGG GTATCACCCAGCTGCGTTTCAAGCCGACCTACAACCCTTACACCGAGCCCAGCATGGAAGTGTTCAGCTACCACCAAG GCCTGAAGAAGTGGGTTGAGGTTGGAAACTCTGGGATCTTCCGCCCCGAGATGCTGCTGCCCATGGGGCTCCCTGAGAATGTGTCAGTCATTGCCTGGGGCCTCTCCCTTGAGCG CCCGACAATGATCAAATACGGCATCAACAATATCCGGGAGCTGGTGGGCCACAAGGTGAACCTGCAGATGGTGTACGACAGTCCCCTGTGCCGCCTAGATGCCGAACGGGGGCCCCCGTCGACACAGGAGGCCGCATGA
- the FARSA gene encoding phenylalanine--tRNA ligase alpha subunit isoform X2, producing the protein MADGPVAEVLLQRLEAADGGLDSAELAAELGVEHQTVVGAVKSLQALGEVIEAELRSTKRWELTAEGEEIAREGSHEARVFRSVPPEGLPQSELMRLPSGKVGFSKAMSNKWIRVDKSAADGPRVFRVVDSVEDEVQRRLQLVQGGQAEKLGEKERSELRKRKLLTEVNLKTYWVSKGSAFSTSISKQETELSPEMISSGSWRDRPFKPYNFSAHGVLPDSGHLHPLLKVRTQFRQIFLEMGFTEMPTDNYIESSFWNFDALFQPQQHPARDQHDTFFLRDPAQAQQLPMDYVHRVKRTHSQGGYGSQGYKYNWKLDEARKNVLRTHTTSASARALYRLAQKKPFTAAKYFSIDRVFRNETLDATHLAEFHQIEGVVADHGLTLGHLMGVLREFFTKLGITQLRFKPTYNPYTEPSMEVFSYHQGLKKWVEVGNSGIFRPEMLLPMGLPENVSVIAWGLSLEREHLLCTESCAVIMTYTSLLP; encoded by the exons ATGGCAGACGGTCCGGTGGCGGAGGTGCTGCTGCAGCGGCTGGAGGCGGCCGATGGCGGCTTGGACAGCGCTGAACTGGCGGCCGAGCTGGGCGTAGAGCATCAGACCGTGGTGGGCGCCGTGAAGAGCCTGCAGGCGCTGGGTGAG GTAATCGAGGCTGAGCTGCGTTCCACCAAGCGCTGGGAGCTTACCGCTGAGGGCGAGGAGATTGCCCGGGAAGGCAGCCATGAGGCCCGGGTGTTTCGCAGCGTCCCCCCAGAGGGCCTGCCCCAGAGTGAGCTCATG CGACTGCCCAGTGGCAAGGTGGGCTTCAGCAAGGCCATGTCCAACAAGTGGATCCGAGTGGACAAGAGTGCTGCCGACGGGCCCCGGGTGTTCAGAGTG GTGGATAGCGTGGAGGATGAGGTGCAGCGGCGGCTCCAGCTGGTCCAGGGTGGACAGGCCGAGAagctgggagagaaggagaggagcgAGCTCAGGAAGAGGAAGCTGCTGACTGAAGT GAACCTGAAGACCTACTGGGTGAGCAAAGGCAGTGCCTTTAGCACCAGCATCTCCAAGCAGGAAACAGAGCTGAGCCCAGAGATGATCTCCAG TGGCTCCTGGCGGGATCGGCCCTTCAAGCCCTACAATTTCTCGGCCCATGGCGTCCTCCCTGACAGCGGCCACCTGCACCCCCTGCTCAAGGTCCGCACCCAGTTCCGGCAGATCTTCCTGGAGATGGG GTTCACCGAGATGCCGACCGACAATTACATTGAGAGCTCCTTCTGGAACTTTGACGCACTCTTCCAGCCCCAGCAGCACCCAGCACGGGACCAGCATGACACCTTCTTCCTGCGAG ATCCAgcccaggcccagcagctcccaATGGACTATGTCCATCGCGTCAAGCGGACCCACTCTCAAGGCGGCTACGGTTCACAGGG GTACAAATACAACTGGAAACTGGACGAGGCTCGGAAAAACGTACTGCGCACCCACACCACGTCGGCCAGCGCCCGCGCCCTCTACCGCCTGGCCCAGAAG AAGCCCTTCACAGCGGCCAAATACTTCTCCATTGATCGTGTGTTCCGGAATGAGACCCTAGATGCCACGCACCTGGCCGAGTTCCACCAGATCGAGGGCGTCGTGGCTGACCACGGCCTCACGCTAGGCCACCTCATGGGCGTCCTGCGGGAGTTCTTCACCAAGCTGG GTATCACCCAGCTGCGTTTCAAGCCGACCTACAACCCTTACACCGAGCCCAGCATGGAAGTGTTCAGCTACCACCAAG GCCTGAAGAAGTGGGTTGAGGTTGGAAACTCTGGGATCTTCCGCCCCGAGATGCTGCTGCCCATGGGGCTCCCTGAGAATGTGTCAGTCATTGCCTGGGGCCTCTCCCTTGAGCG tgagcacctgctgtgtactGAGTCCTGTGCTGTGATTATGACATACACATCTCTACTTCCATGA
- the SYCE2 gene encoding synaptonemal complex central element protein 2 isoform X3, translating to MERQGRWPCSQVDMPQTECKDQEPQLLGESQELQQGEESREEEAGRGPARSQVSSPSSATSSANRQLMMLEGKSGPYFSSLDSSIDILKKRAQELIENINESRQKDHALMTNFRDSLRIKVSDLTEKLEERMYQIYNHHNKIIQEKLQEFTQKMAKISHLETELKEVCHSVETMYKDLCGQPEATTLEEEQTHKDSEC from the exons ATGGAGCGGCAGGGA CGCTGGCCGTGCTCACAGGTGGACATGCCCCAGACAGAGTGCAAGGACCAGGAGCCACAGCTGTTGGGAGAGAGCCAGGAGCTGCAGCAAGGCGAGGAGAGCCGCGAAGAGGAGGCTGGTCGAGGGCCAGCTAG AAGTCAGGTTTCTAGCCCCTCTAGTGCCACCTCCAGTGCCAACCGCCAGCTGATGATGCTGGAAGGGAAGTCAGGACCCTACTTCTCCTCTCTGGACTCGAGCATCGACATCCTGAAGAAGAGGGCCCAGGAGTTGATCGAAAATATCAACGAGAGCAGGCAGAAGGACCATGCCCTCATGACCAACTTCAGAGACAGCCTCAGGATCAAG GTTTCAGACCTGACAGAGAAGCTAGAGGAGAGGATGTATCAGATTTATAATCACCACAACAAGATCATTCAGGAAAAGCTCCAAGAGTTCACCCAAAAAATGGCAAAGATCAGTCACCTGGAAACAGAGCTCAAAGAAGTGTGCCACAGCGTGGAGACCATGTACAAAGACCTGTGCGGCCAGCCTGAG GCTACTACTTTGGAAGAAGAACAGACCCACAAAGACAGCGAATGCTGA
- the SYCE2 gene encoding synaptonemal complex central element protein 2 isoform X4: MERQGVDMPQTECKDQEPQLLGESQELQQGEESREEEAGRGPARSQVSSPSSATSSANRQLMMLEGKSGPYFSSLDSSIDILKKRAQELIENINESRQKDHALMTNFRDSLRIKVSDLTEKLEERMYQIYNHHNKIIQEKLQEFTQKMAKISHLETELKEVCHSVETMYKDLCGQPEATTLEEEQTHKDSEC, from the exons ATGGAGCGGCAGGGA GTGGACATGCCCCAGACAGAGTGCAAGGACCAGGAGCCACAGCTGTTGGGAGAGAGCCAGGAGCTGCAGCAAGGCGAGGAGAGCCGCGAAGAGGAGGCTGGTCGAGGGCCAGCTAG AAGTCAGGTTTCTAGCCCCTCTAGTGCCACCTCCAGTGCCAACCGCCAGCTGATGATGCTGGAAGGGAAGTCAGGACCCTACTTCTCCTCTCTGGACTCGAGCATCGACATCCTGAAGAAGAGGGCCCAGGAGTTGATCGAAAATATCAACGAGAGCAGGCAGAAGGACCATGCCCTCATGACCAACTTCAGAGACAGCCTCAGGATCAAG GTTTCAGACCTGACAGAGAAGCTAGAGGAGAGGATGTATCAGATTTATAATCACCACAACAAGATCATTCAGGAAAAGCTCCAAGAGTTCACCCAAAAAATGGCAAAGATCAGTCACCTGGAAACAGAGCTCAAAGAAGTGTGCCACAGCGTGGAGACCATGTACAAAGACCTGTGCGGCCAGCCTGAG GCTACTACTTTGGAAGAAGAACAGACCCACAAAGACAGCGAATGCTGA
- the SYCE2 gene encoding synaptonemal complex central element protein 2 isoform X5: MERQGVDMPQTECKDQEPQLLGESQELQQGEESREEEAGRGPASQVSSPSSATSSANRQLMMLEGKSGPYFSSLDSSIDILKKRAQELIENINESRQKDHALMTNFRDSLRIKVSDLTEKLEERMYQIYNHHNKIIQEKLQEFTQKMAKISHLETELKEVCHSVETMYKDLCGQPEATTLEEEQTHKDSEC; the protein is encoded by the exons ATGGAGCGGCAGGGA GTGGACATGCCCCAGACAGAGTGCAAGGACCAGGAGCCACAGCTGTTGGGAGAGAGCCAGGAGCTGCAGCAAGGCGAGGAGAGCCGCGAAGAGGAGGCTGGTCGAGGGCCAGCTAG TCAGGTTTCTAGCCCCTCTAGTGCCACCTCCAGTGCCAACCGCCAGCTGATGATGCTGGAAGGGAAGTCAGGACCCTACTTCTCCTCTCTGGACTCGAGCATCGACATCCTGAAGAAGAGGGCCCAGGAGTTGATCGAAAATATCAACGAGAGCAGGCAGAAGGACCATGCCCTCATGACCAACTTCAGAGACAGCCTCAGGATCAAG GTTTCAGACCTGACAGAGAAGCTAGAGGAGAGGATGTATCAGATTTATAATCACCACAACAAGATCATTCAGGAAAAGCTCCAAGAGTTCACCCAAAAAATGGCAAAGATCAGTCACCTGGAAACAGAGCTCAAAGAAGTGTGCCACAGCGTGGAGACCATGTACAAAGACCTGTGCGGCCAGCCTGAG GCTACTACTTTGGAAGAAGAACAGACCCACAAAGACAGCGAATGCTGA